A window of the Lysinibacillus irui genome harbors these coding sequences:
- the rsmH gene encoding 16S rRNA (cytosine(1402)-N(4))-methyltransferase RsmH, with translation MFDHTTVLLKETVDGLNIDPDGVYVDCTLGGAGHSEYLVQQLSDKGRLICFDQDMTAIENAKVRLAPYIERVTFIHSNFRYLKEELLAHGIDQVDGILYDLGVSSPQLDTPERGFSYHHDAPLDMRMDQTATLTAFDVVNQWAYEDLVRIFFRYGEEKFSKQVARKIEEARKLAPIETTGQLVELIKEGIPAAARRKGGHPAKRIFQAIRIAVNDELGAAEDSLVDAIDMINVGGRISVITFHSLEDRLCKTIFKEASSLPELPPNLPVIPDDMKPTLKLITRKPIIPSEEELAVNNRARSAKLRVVEKINDKGRE, from the coding sequence ATGTTCGATCATACAACCGTGTTATTAAAAGAAACTGTTGATGGGTTGAACATCGATCCTGATGGTGTATATGTGGACTGTACGCTAGGCGGTGCAGGACACAGTGAATATTTAGTACAACAATTATCAGATAAAGGCCGTTTAATTTGCTTTGACCAGGATATGACGGCTATTGAAAATGCGAAGGTTCGATTAGCGCCCTATATTGAGCGTGTGACATTTATTCATTCGAATTTCCGTTATTTAAAAGAGGAGCTATTGGCTCATGGTATCGATCAAGTTGACGGTATTTTATATGACTTAGGCGTATCTTCTCCACAATTAGATACACCTGAGCGAGGCTTTAGCTATCACCATGATGCACCACTCGATATGCGTATGGACCAAACGGCAACACTTACAGCATTTGATGTTGTCAATCAATGGGCATACGAAGATCTCGTACGGATATTTTTCCGATATGGGGAAGAAAAATTTTCGAAGCAAGTGGCTCGTAAAATTGAGGAGGCCCGTAAACTAGCACCGATTGAAACTACTGGTCAACTAGTCGAGCTGATTAAAGAGGGTATTCCAGCAGCGGCACGCCGAAAAGGTGGACATCCAGCAAAGCGCATTTTCCAAGCAATACGAATTGCTGTAAATGATGAGCTAGGCGCAGCAGAGGATTCATTAGTCGATGCGATTGATATGATTAACGTAGGGGGGCGCATTAGTGTCATTACGTTCCATTCATTGGAGGACCGCCTATGTAAGACAATCTTTAAGGAAGCGTCATCATTACCGGAATTACCACCAAATTTACCTGTAATTCCTGATGACATGAAACCTACTTTAAAGCTTATTACACGAAAGCCAATCATTCCTTCAGAAGAGGAATTGGCAGTAAATAATCGTGCGCGTTCAGCGAAGCTTAGAGTGGTGGAAAAAATTAACGACAAAGGGCGTGAGTAA
- a CDS encoding penicillin-binding protein → MKKKRFRFQWGAFLLLIFYGGLFFVLFTRMVTIQATGEVEGQELAARAAAKYGKESVITANRGKIYDQSGQVIAEDTLSYRLVAIVNEAATTDPKKPRHVVDAEKTAKVLAKYIPAMKEEEVVKKLNNRYRSDGKPLYQVEFGSAGRGISHEVMSKIQKEKLPGILFVSDLKRYYPNGVFASHLIGYALKKDNKDGTVTTKGEMGLEYTYDKELTGVNGKVEYETDAFRYLLPNSEKMITPAKNGDDIYLTLDKTIQSFLEEAMTKVEQEYNPESMTAVVADPKTGKILAMSQRPTFNPETRESQNMKWLNEVIEETIEPGSTMKTFTLASAIDTNTWAPNAPYQSGSYTILDRTIRDHNQVGWGTISYLEGFQRSSNTAMANLLKLIGDEVFIEYLDRFGFGHKTGIDLPNEATGTILSKYPIQRVTTTYGQGSTVTPIQLIQAMTAIANDGKMMQPYVIDRIVDSSTGKVIQNHEPVEKGQPIKADTAKQVREILASTLTSKYGTAKDFILEDYEVAGKTGTAQIPRADGSYSWGANQFLYSFLGMAPVDDPQLIMYVSVKKPKLNNELGSVPVSKVFNPVMLNSLKHLNINPDDIQHVDKVGIQDYTGQSAEALEVELANDGLQPIVVGDGGKVIDQYPKDTKKLVKGSFVFLKTDGDITLPDFTNWSLRNLLVFKSMTGLEMEIFGEGFVASQSVSAGTVITDSSPIVVKLKTPAESFVQDVEAASEGEVEEVDDE, encoded by the coding sequence ATGAAAAAAAAGAGATTTCGATTCCAATGGGGAGCCTTTCTATTATTAATTTTTTATGGAGGGCTCTTTTTTGTATTATTCACAAGAATGGTAACAATTCAAGCGACAGGAGAAGTAGAAGGACAAGAGCTTGCAGCGAGAGCAGCAGCAAAGTATGGTAAGGAAAGTGTTATTACAGCAAATCGTGGGAAAATTTATGATCAAAGTGGTCAAGTAATTGCGGAAGATACGTTAAGCTATCGCTTGGTTGCTATCGTAAATGAAGCGGCAACCACAGACCCAAAGAAACCAAGACATGTTGTTGATGCTGAAAAAACAGCAAAGGTTTTAGCTAAATATATTCCAGCAATGAAAGAGGAAGAGGTTGTTAAGAAACTAAACAATCGCTATCGAAGTGATGGAAAACCTTTATATCAAGTGGAGTTTGGAAGCGCAGGCCGCGGCATTAGTCACGAGGTTATGAGTAAAATACAGAAAGAAAAACTACCGGGAATTCTATTTGTTAGTGACCTAAAACGTTATTATCCAAATGGAGTGTTTGCCTCACATTTAATAGGCTATGCACTGAAAAAGGATAATAAAGATGGCACGGTGACAACAAAGGGAGAAATGGGACTAGAATATACTTACGATAAAGAACTAACTGGCGTTAATGGCAAGGTTGAATATGAGACGGATGCTTTCCGTTACTTACTACCAAATAGCGAGAAAATGATTACGCCAGCTAAAAATGGGGATGACATCTATTTAACACTCGATAAAACGATCCAAAGCTTTTTAGAAGAGGCGATGACGAAGGTAGAACAGGAGTATAATCCTGAGTCCATGACCGCGGTAGTAGCAGATCCTAAAACTGGGAAAATTTTAGCGATGTCACAGCGTCCCACATTTAACCCAGAAACACGTGAAAGTCAAAATATGAAGTGGCTAAATGAGGTAATTGAAGAAACGATTGAGCCAGGTTCCACGATGAAAACATTCACGCTCGCCTCAGCTATTGATACAAATACATGGGCACCGAATGCTCCCTACCAATCAGGTTCATATACTATACTCGACCGTACTATTCGTGACCATAATCAAGTTGGGTGGGGGACAATTTCTTATTTAGAGGGATTCCAGCGTTCATCGAATACGGCCATGGCCAATTTATTAAAATTAATTGGCGATGAGGTTTTCATTGAATATTTAGATCGCTTTGGCTTCGGTCATAAAACAGGCATTGATTTGCCAAACGAAGCAACGGGGACAATTTTATCTAAATATCCAATTCAACGCGTAACAACAACGTACGGACAAGGTTCAACAGTCACGCCAATTCAGCTTATTCAAGCAATGACGGCTATTGCGAATGATGGTAAGATGATGCAGCCGTATGTTATCGACCGTATCGTAGATTCTTCAACAGGAAAGGTTATTCAAAATCATGAACCTGTTGAAAAAGGACAACCAATTAAAGCTGATACGGCAAAACAAGTACGAGAAATTCTTGCCTCCACATTAACATCAAAATATGGGACAGCAAAGGATTTTATTCTAGAGGATTACGAAGTTGCTGGGAAGACAGGGACAGCGCAAATTCCTCGAGCAGATGGCTCTTATTCATGGGGTGCTAACCAATTCCTATATTCATTTTTAGGAATGGCTCCTGTTGATGATCCACAGTTAATCATGTACGTTTCAGTGAAAAAACCTAAGTTAAACAATGAGCTTGGCTCAGTACCAGTGTCTAAAGTCTTTAATCCAGTTATGTTAAATAGCTTAAAGCACCTTAACATCAATCCAGATGATATTCAGCATGTGGATAAAGTTGGTATCCAAGATTATACTGGCCAAAGTGCTGAAGCACTTGAAGTAGAGTTAGCGAATGATGGATTACAACCAATCGTTGTGGGTGATGGTGGTAAAGTTATAGATCAATATCCAAAAGATACAAAGAAACTTGTAAAAGGTAGTTTTGTATTTTTAAAGACGGATGGTGATATAACATTGCCAGACTTCACAAATTGGTCCTTACGAAATTTACTTGTTTTTAAATCCATGACAGGGCTAGAGATGGAGATTTTCGGTGAAGGTTTTGTAGCAAGTCAAAGCGTATCAGCTGGAACTGTCATCACAGATAGTTCGCCGATCGTTGTGAAGCTTAAAACACCTGCAGAAAGCTTCGTTCAAGACGTTGAAGCTGCCTCCGAGGGTGAAGTTGAAGAAGTAGATGATGAATAA
- the ftsL gene encoding cell division protein FtsL, with amino-acid sequence MAAVRVRQQHQHQQVQQPITPPSPQPTIIRRKKTNQKFEKTMLLVLVGIIAVLGVLVLNNQAAIQTTSMDIQKIESEAEEIAKQNVDLTVRVSELSTYENIWKKAKELGLTQNEKNVKVVPGE; translated from the coding sequence ATGGCAGCAGTTCGTGTAAGGCAACAGCACCAACATCAACAAGTGCAACAACCGATAACACCACCTAGTCCACAACCCACTATCATACGTCGTAAAAAAACGAACCAGAAGTTTGAAAAAACAATGCTACTAGTTTTAGTTGGCATTATCGCTGTATTAGGAGTGCTAGTATTAAATAACCAAGCAGCTATTCAAACAACAAGTATGGACATTCAAAAGATCGAATCAGAAGCAGAAGAGATTGCGAAACAGAATGTTGACTTAACGGTTCGTGTAAGTGAACTTTCTACATACGAAAATATCTGGAAAAAAGCAAAAGAACTCGGTTTAACTCAAAATGAGAAAAATGTAAAGGTAGTGCCGGGAGAATGA